The genomic region CCTGACTTGAATCTTTGTCCCGCGCCAGCATCGATTTATATTCTTCAGGTATAATTTTCACAAATTGACGAACTGCAGCATCCCAATGATTTATGAGATACTTCGCCCGTTTACTGCCTGTATATTGCACGTGTTTAAGGAGCATCTCTTTGACTTCCTTTTGTTCGTCCCGATCATCGAGCTTTTCGAATAATACCAGTTCTTTGTTACATTTCTTTTTCACTTCCTTGATATCGTTCGCCCAGATGTAAGCAATTCCACCTGACATTCCGGCTGCAAAGTTTTTTCCAATAGAACCGAGAACGACGACACGACCGCCTGTCATATATTCACATCCATTATCTCCAACACCTTCGACAACGGCATGTGCGCCACTATTTCGGACAGCAAAGCGTTCACCGGCACCCCCATTAATATAGGCTTCACCTGATGTGGCACCAAACAAGGCCACATTTCCAATAATGACCTCTTCCATACGATGCAATGCAGAAGGTAAATTTGGACGGAAAATGAGCTTGCCACCGGATAATCCTTTGCCTGTGTAGTCATTTCCATCCCCTTTTACACGCATGGTTACACCGCGGGGAACAAACGCACCAAAACTCTGACCGGCTGATCCTGTAAAACGAAGGTCAATGGTATCCTCATGAAGACCTTCTTCACCGTAGCGCCTGGAGATTTCATATCCAAGTGTTGTTCCCACCGTTCGATTTGTATTTTCTATGGGCAGATCTAACTGAAGCGGCTTTTCATCCTCTAATGCATCCTCCAATTGCGGGATCAATTGGTACGTATCCATGTGCTGTTCATTAAAAACATTGACTTCTTTCCGTTCTGCTTGAAGCCAGTCAGCATCTGCAGTGAATAATAATGGTTGAAAATCAAGCTGTTTAGCCTTTGGATGGTCCGCTTTTTTGGGACTCAACGATAATAAATCTGTGCGTCCGATTAGTTCATCCAGTGTACGGACACCTAACTGGGCCATAATCTCCCGCATTTCTTCAGCGACAAAGCGCATATAGTTCACCACATGTTCAGCTTTGCCTGCGAATTTGTCCCGAAGCTCAGGATTTTGTGTGGCTATTCCAACAGGGCATGTATCCAGGTGACAGGCACGCATCAGAATACAGCCAAGTACAACCATTGGCGCGGTTGAAAACCCAAATTCCTCGGCTCCAAGCAGGGCAGCCTTCATCACATCACGACCGGTCATAAGCTTACCGTCTGTCTCTAAACGAACTCTTTCCCGTAACCCGTTTAATACTAAGGTCTGGTGAGCCTCAGCTAAGCCAAGCTCCCAAGGCAATCCTGCGTGACGTATACTTGTTTTAGGAGAGGCACCCGTGCCCCCTTCATAACCACTGATGAGAATGACATCCGCCTTTCCTTTTGCCACACCGGCCGCAATCGTGCCAACGCCTGATTTGGAAACAAGCTTTACATTCAGGCGTGCATTCGTATTTGCATGCTTTAAGTCATAGATTAATTGAGCGAGATCCTCAATTGAATAAATGTCATGATGCGGCGGCGGAGAAATGAGTCCGACTCCTGGTGTGGATTTACGTACGTCAGCAATCCAAGGGTGCACTTTTTTACCCGGGAGGTGACCTCCTTCCCCTGGTTTTGCTCCCTGGGCCATTTTAATTTGAATTTCATCAGCATTGGTTAAATAATAGCTTGTAACCCCAAAGCGTCCAGAGGCAACCTGCTTGATGGCACTTCGTCTAAAATCCCCATTTTCATCTGGTGTGAAGCGATTCGGGTCTTCTCCCCCCTCACCGCTGTTACTTTTTCCGCCAATACGGTTCATGGCGATGGCCAGCGTTTCATGGGCCTCCTGGCTGAGGGCACCATAGGACATAGCACCCGTTTTAAATCTCTTCCAAATGGATTCTGCTGATTCAACTTCTTCAAGCGGTACGGATTCAGATTTATCAAAATTAAAATCCAGCAGGTCTCGTAAGTACGTCACTTTTTCATTTTCCACTAACTCAGAAAACTTTTTATACAAAGTCTTACTGTTCATCCGTGCGGCATGCTGAAGCGTATGAATGGTTCGTGGGTTAAACCCGTGATACTCCCCATCATGACGCCATTGCATATCACCACCGGATGGTAATGTGGAACGTCTGTCTTTATAAGCGGTATGGTGCCGTGTTAAAGACTCTTCCGCAATGGTTTCCAGACCAATGCCCCCAAGTTTTGAAGACGTACCATAGAAGTATTTATCAATCACATCACGATCAATGCCAATCGCTTCAAAGGTCTGTGCACCCCGGTAGCTTTGAATGGTGGAAATCCCCATTTTTGACATCACTTTCACAATACCGGATGTGGCTGCATCCCTGTAACGCTCTATGGCCTGCTCATAGCTATAGTCTTCAACAAATTCATAATCCACCAGCTTTTGAATGGAACGATAAGCTAAGTATGGATAAATGATATCTGCACCATATCCGATTAAGACGGAGAACTGGTGGACATCCCGTGCTTCAGAGGTTTCAAGGAGCAAGCTTGCCTTTGTCCGTAATCCCTTACGAACCAGGTAATGATGTAAACCGCTAACAACCAATAATGATGGGATTGCTACTCGATCACCCGACAGATCACGATCGGTTAGTACAATCATGGATACCCCTTGTTCTATCGCCCTCTCCACCTGCTTAAAGAGCGATTCCAAAGCAGGTTCCATTCCACTTGCTCCGTGTGATACCGGATAGGTTATGGATACTTTTTCAAAGCGGAAGTCACTTCGGCTGTTGTGAATCACTGCGTCAAACTCGTTCTTTGTCAAAACCGGTGTATATAGGCGAATTCGTTTGCAGTGCTCTGGTCCATCATCTAAGAAATTATGACGGGGACCCAGATAGGATGTCGTTGACGTTACTCCTTTTTCCCGAATGGCATCAATCGGCGGGTTTGTCACCTGGGCAAATAACTGTTTAAAGTAGTTAAACAGGAGCTGCGGCTGCTCTGATAGGACAGCTAACGGAGTATCATTTCCCATGGAGCCAATCGGGTCTTTCTTTTCTGTGACCATGGGCAAAAGATTTTTCACCATTTCTTCTTTTGTATAGCCGTTCGCCAGTTGAAATGGAAGAAGTTCATCCTCGGATATTTCCTCGAAGGCGTCAGTCTCCGGGAATCCTTTTAACTGCACCTGTGTATCCTTCAACCATTGACGATATGGAAATTTTGAAGCGATCTCCCGCTTGATATCTTCATTAAACATGACCTGATGCTTTTCTAAGTCCACTAAAATCATTTCCCCAGGTGCCAGTCGTCCTTTTTGAACAATCTGCTCCGGCTCAATGTCTACAACCCCTACTTCCGAAGATAGCACAATGCGATTATCCTCTGTAATATAAAAACGGGCCGGACGGAGCCCATTACGATCCAGAGATGCTCCAATTTGCTTTCCATCTGTATAGGCGATGGCTGTTGGTCCATCCCAAGGCTCCATGATGGTACTTAAATACTCAAAACAAGCCCGCTCTGGATCCTGCATCTGTTCATTTAAATCCCAGGCCTCAGGCACCATCATCATCGCCGTCTGTGACATGGAACGACCATTAGTCACCAGGTACTCAAAAGTCTGATCGAGCATACCCGAGTCACTGGAATCCTCATCAATAATCGGCAGCAATTCCTTATGACGTTCCTCAAAAACATGAGAAACAGCCGCAGTTTCCCGGGCCTTCATCCAATTTACATTTCCCGTAATGGTATTAATCTCCCCATTATGCATTAACATGCGGTTCGGGTGGGCGCGCTCCCAGGAAGGAAACGTATTTGTACTGTAACGGGAGTGCACCATACCAAATGCGGTTTTAGCGACTGGATTCTTTAGGTCCATGTAAAACTCATCCATCTGTTCCGGGGTCAGCATTCCTTTATATACAATGGTCTCAGGAGAGAGACTGGCAAAATAAAACGGACCTTTTTTAAGATCTTCCATATTATGGATGCGCTTTTCGATAATGCGCCGAATTAAGTAAAGGGATTGTTTAAATTGATCTGCAGAATAAAGCTTTTCCGGCTTTTTAATAAAAACCTGGCGGATGTATGGCATAGTGGATGCAGCAGTCTCTGATAGAATGGACTCATTTACAGGAACGGTCCGCCAGCCAATGAGCTCATGGTGTTCCTCTTCTATCACACTCTCGATAACAGACTCAGCTTTCTTCCTTAAATGTTCCTGTTGTGGCAAAAACAGCATCCCAACAGCATAATCTCCCTGCTTCGGGAGCATCTGGTTCCATTCCTTCCGGTATAATTCATCCGGAATCTGCATCATAATTCCCGCACCGTCACCTGTATTCGGATCCGATCCCCGCCCCCCACGATGCTCCAGGCGACAGAGGATCGTAATCGCATCCTGTATCATTTGATGGGTTTGGTGACCATCTATATTTGCAATAAAACCAATTCCACAAGCATCACTTTCAAATTTGGGATCATACAGTCCCTGCTGTTTCGGAAGTCCTGTCTGAATCATTGCTTAATCCCATCCTTTCCATTGATTTAAAGTGTTTTCACTAAAGATAAATCCGCATTATGATAGATGCAGGAATCACCGCTCCGGAAATATACTTCGCTTTCACCCAAGGGCACAAGTGCGACATCTACTCAAACTCCCTAAGGTCGTTTTCGTAGTGTCTTCTTTGCCGCGGGCGGCTGGTAAGCCTCCTCGCGCTACCGCGCTGCGGGGTCTCACCTAGGCCTTCCTCCCGCGACGAACAGGACGTTCTAGTGTCGGCGTTGGCACAGGACGTGCCGTTTTTAGCCGACCAGGAGTCTACGTATATTTCCTCCGCTAAAGCCCCCTATCATTTGGTTTATTACCAAGCACATTAGTTATGTTCCGTCCTCATTTTTTCTTAGAAGAAAATGAAATGATTCTTGTGCGCGAGTGGTCTGAATAGGCGACGTTTAAGATGTCAACTGCAGGTTCTATATCTCCAGCCTCCTCTTCCATTTTTCCAGCCAATTCAAATTTATTTAAAAAATAAAAAAAGTACGACAACAAGGTATTTATATCCTATAATTTTTCTGTTATGCTTTCAATACATATATGAGATGTGATTCATCGCAAAATGAGATAACAGTTCATTAAAGGGTGAGAGGATGGAACTCAGGCAAATTAAATATTTTATTAAAGTGGCGGAATTGGAGCATGTGAGTGAGGCGGCTCTGGAATTACACGTTGCTCAGTCAGCGGTAAGCAGACAGATTGCCAATCTGGAGGATGAACTTGGGGTTAAGTTGTTTTTACGAGGCGGACGGAAGATTCAGCTTACATCTGTCGGAGAGCTTTTCCTTGAACATGTACAGAGAGCGATGCTTGAGTTCGATAAAGCAGAAAAAGCGGTTTATGATTTCTTAAATCCAGAAAGTGGTACCATCCGACTCGGCTTTCCGATAAGTCTGGCAGCAAAAACGCTGCCGAATGTGATCTCTGCCTTTCGAAAGGAACATCCGCAGATTGGCTTCCAATTACATCAGGGTACCGTAAAGGAATTAACAGACGCAGTCATTTCTGGACAAATCGATATTGCCTTCGTTTCTCCTGTACCAACCAGCCATGATGATGTGAAAGGGCACATTTTCTTTACCGAAAAAATGATGGCTTTATTACCAGCCAGTCACGAATTAACAAACGAACCTTATTTACGACTCATGCAATTACGACATGAACCTTTTGTCATTTTCAGACAGGGCTATCATATTCGCGATATAATTATGAAGGCCTGTATGCAGGTTGGTTTTCAGCCAAGAATTGCTTTTGAAGGGGAAGATGTGGATACGATTAAAGGGCTGGTTTCGGCCGGACTTGGTGTGAGCATCCTTCCTGAGATCACCCTGACTGACCTGCCGATGCGGGATACAAAATCCATTGAAATTATTGAACCGAACGTCTCACGAACCGTCGGAATTATCCTGCCATCCAAACGGGAAATCGCCCCATCAGAGCAGGTGTTTTTTGAATTCCTGAAAAATTACTATGAAAGACTGAATCGATTTGGATATTAAAAATAGGTGCCTGTCACTTTTTCCCTTGTGCAAAAGTGACAGGCACCTGAATTTACAGGCACCTGAATTTAAAATTTTTTCATCCATTCGACATACGGTGTTTTATTATAATTCAAATATAAGTCAGTGGTTAGCCGTACAGGATTTCCAAAAAAGAATCGTTCATATTGGGTCTGGCGTGTGCCAAAAGCGCTCATGGTTAAATCCCAGGCTAACCGGAATAATTTCACCCGATCCGCAGCATTTTTAGTTGCGCTTTGTAAATACTGATGTAAATCTCCCCTTATTTCTGAAGCAAAGTCCTCTTCACCGGGGATCATTACCATCCCACTGGAACCAAGCTGCTGTATGATTTCCACTATTCGGGGATAGACTTTCGGGAAATAACTGATAGCCACTTTGAGTGGTTCTTCCTCAGGCCTCATAAGCCCAAATTGATCACTAGCGGCGTTCACCTCAGCCTTGGTCAACAGGGCTTTCAATGATTCCAGAGCTATGATAATTTCTGAAACCTGCTCCTGCACATGCTGATATTCACTGATATTAATGGTGTCTACAATAGACTGAGCAACACCGAGAATGAATTCAACTTTAACCACCTGTCTGGATACTACCTGGTGAAGGGTAAAGGGAAGAAATGCACTTTGTTCCTTAAAGGTATTGGCAACCTGTATATTATTGTAGAAAAAAACTCGATGCCACGGAACCAATACTTCATCAAAAACAACAATGGTGTCCATTTCCTCGAAACGGGAACTCAAAGGATAATTATAAGTGGAATCCCCATTCACAAAAGTTTCTCTGCAGATAAAGGTTAAGCCCTCTGCATTACTTGGAATTGAACAGGAAAAAGCATTGGCTCTGTCTGTAATCCCACCTGGCGAAAAAATGAGCACTTCATCTGTCATCCCGCCCTGTGTCGCAAGCAGCCGCGCACCTTTTATCACTATCCCCTGATCCGTTTCCTCAATAACCCTTGCAGAAATCGGTTCCTCTGTATTTTCTAAATACAATTGAGAGCGATTTACCTGCGGATGAATGAAGGTATGAGTAATAGACAGGTCTTGTTCTCTGGCCTTTTCGTAAAAGGACACCAGATGCTCAGGAAAACAATTTTCTTTTCCTTCTAAAATAGAAGCCGAGGATGCAAAAGCCATTAAAACCGTGTTCATATAATCAGGGCTGCGACCCATCATGCCGGCACTCATTTTTGCCCACTGTTGAATCATTTTACGCCGTTTGATTAAATCTTCTTTCGTCTTTGGCTGCAAATAGGATGTCCCTACCCTATCCCCTGTTTTAGGGGAAGGATACGTCATCACATCGGCCAGCTTATCATCGTGCTGTAGATTATATAGAGAAGCTTGACTTTTCATGGCCCCTTTGAAAGCAAAATGCTCGGAAATGTTATGTGTAATTTTTTTACCTTTGAACCAGACATTCGTTCCTAACCGATTTATACGATTTAGATAAGTTTTCCCATCAATCGCTGACATCTTTCCACCCCTAAACATAAATACAGATCTATAAACATAATATTTATGTCGTGAGAATGTGTTCGACATGGGAAGCTATTAATGGAAAAAACAAAAAAGTGAATCATAAACAAAAATGGAAAATCCAAAATAATCGAGGTATGCAGTGTAGGAACTTGCAAACAGAGAAAGCAGAATTAAAAGAGGTATTTTATAAAAAAAGACATAAAAAAACCACCATATTATGTATGGTGGAGACGGTGGGACGTGCACTTCCATGCTTTCGTCATGGCACTGACTATATCTTGAACCTGTTCCTCAGGTCCTCCGGCGTCTTATGTGAAATTTAGATTTACCGGTTTGCCCGGCAGTATTTCACATCCTAGTGCTACCATTTTAGAAAGGCAGCCTATAAGTCGATACACAGCTGTTGGATCGCTCCACATACTGCTCGGTATTGCCTTATCACCCGGATGGTGACTTAGGTTTCACCGATAAAGCCGGATTTTCACTTATGTGTTACCACATAAGGCGACTATTGTCTAATCGAACCCACGTCCAGAGATATCGTCACTCGGGTATCTACGTGTGTAGTCGTTATATTGTCATTCGCCAGCTTTTCAGCCTAACGACTGGCTTCCAAGTGGCTAGTCTGATTGGAATTCTTCTGTCAGCCTCAGACGGCGACTAACAGCATAGCCCACTATAGTTTGAGACCCTTCAATCTGCCACATGGGCGATAGCAGGAAGGATCCTAGCAGAGCTTACGCTGCTGCTAGAGTAGTGTTATTATTGTTTCCAGTTATATTTAACTGAGTAACGTTTTACGAGACGTAACCTCGACACGCAACCCAAGCTCGATCTACCCCTGTCGAATCCGTAACGTCCCCGGATTATTTTTAAGAGATAGCGACCTTGAGTTCGCCAATGTCGTCTCTTTCAACGACAATACTTATTATAACACATGAGCAGCCATTTTCAACAGGGGTGAAGCTGGTACTTCCTGTTAAAACTGATTTTTCATCGCACGCTCCATATCCCGCTTGGCCTGCTTGCGTTTTAAGGTTTCCCGTTTATCATACTTCTTCTTACCCTTACCGAGGCCAATTAAAACTTTTGCTACACCGTTTTTAATGTACATTTTGAGCGGAATTAACGAATACCCTTCCTGCTGGGTTTTCCCGACTAATTTGTCTATCTCCTTACGATGAAGCAGCAGCTTTCTCGTGCGTACCGGATCATGGTTATACCTGTTGCCCTGTTCATACGTGGAAATATGCATATTATGAAGAAAGACCTCCCCACGCTCAACCCGGGCGAATGAGTCTTTCAAGTTGACACGGCGGTCCCGGACAGATTTAATTTCCGTCCCTTTTAACACAATCCCTGCCTCAAACGTCTCCTCTATAAAATAATCATGATTGGCTTTACGATTTTGCGCTATGACATTCCCTTGACCTTTTGGCATAGCAAAACCTCCTATTCGTCACATACCCTTCATTTTACCAAAAGCAGCTCTCCATGAAAAGAAAACAACGATTATGATAAGCCGTGTATAAGAATTCTTTTCACCTTTTAGACATTTTCATGGACTTATTTTTTTCCTTTATGAGAATATAAGAAGGGGAAATGATACTTAGGGGGTTCTTTCATCATGACCAATCGACTGCTGCAGATTCGCAGACTGAATGACAATGATTACGAGTTTTTAACAAATATGAAGACAGGAATTGAAGATGATTACGTAGTCCGGATCTTCCCAAAGCTTATTCATAGTGATGAACACGCATTATACGGTCTGTTTGATGGAAACCAGATGCTTACGGTGGCCGGGTACTCCATCTATTTGAGCCAGTATGCAATGCTCGGCAGACTCCGAAGCGACCAGCGTTTTTTAGCGAAAGGAAATGCGACAGAGCTTCTTAAACATATCATAAGGGATTTAATAGATAGAGATGATATAAAATGGATTGGGGCCAATACAGAAATTCATAACAAGCCTGCCTTAAAAGTTCTTGAAAAGCTCGGATTTCCATCTCACCCTCCATTATATCCAGTAAAACTGAATAATGGGGAAACGGTTGAGGGAACAGCTGGACCGCTATGGAAACAGCTTGAAACCATAGAGGAAAAACGCGAAGTCCTAGAATTATTCAAGAAAAGTGATTTTGAAGTTTTTCCTTATCAGTGCTATTATCCATTCCCTTACCAGGACGATTTCCTGACCGATAAAGATTTAGCGGAATCCCTGTTTTTCACTAACAAAGATCGAACCCGCTTTTTTATCATGAAAGAAGATCAGAAAAAAGAGCTTCATGCTTTTGTGATGTACCCATGGAACGATCACTTTGAACAGCCTGGTTTCTGGGATACCGTCATGAATCAACTGGGTACAAACTTTACGGAACACAGACTGTGGATGGACTTCATGCAGGAAGGACTGGACCGGGCCAAAAACCTTGATTCATTCGAAATCCGCAAGCCATGGGTATTACACGGAATCTGGAAGGACAAAGAAGGTCATCGTTTGCCATAATGGACATCTGCCAAACGTTGAAAAAGGGGACTCCATCCTGAAAGTCCCCTTTTTTTATTTCTTCTTTTTCCCTTTTTTCGGTGCACTTTGATAAAACGGCTTATGCTTTGACTTCTTGCCGCCCTTTTTCTCCTTCTTAGGGCCGTTTTTGCTGTCTTTCGGCTTCGGCTTCTTTTCCTTCGTTTTAATCACCGTAGGCCGGTCTTTTACAGGTCTCTCTTTTCGCGGTTTCATGCCGACAATTTCAAAATCAATATCCCGCTCTTCTATATTCACATTCACACAGCGAACCGTCAGCTCATCACCAATTCTGAAGACGTTACCTGTACGTTCCCCAATCATGGCATAATGACGATCATCAAAATGATAATAGTCATCGGTTAAAAAGCTGACATGAACAAGTCCTTCAATCGTATTTGGCAGCTCAACAAACAGTCCAAAACCGGTAACCGAACTGATCACACCGTCAAATTCCTGTCCAATTTTTGTCTTCATAAATTCACACTTTTTGAGGTCATCCGTCTCACGCTCTGCATCGACCGCCCGTCTTTCCATAAAAGAGGTGTGTCTCGCAATCTCCGGCAGCTTATCCTTCCACTTTTCTCTTGTATCCTCGCCCATTTTCCCCTCAACAAGGTAAGTCCGGATCAGACGATGGACGGTTAAATCCGGGTAACGTCTGATGGGTGAGGTAAAATGGGTATAAAACTCTGTTGACAGCCCAAAATGACCTAAGCTTTGCGGATCATATTTAGCCTGCTGCATGGAACGGAGCATCAGTTTGGAAATTACCATATCCTCCTGGGTTCCTTTCACTTCCTCCAGAACAGACTGTAATGCCTTCGGGTGAATGTCATTAGCCGTTCCCCGGACCACATAGCCGAGATTGGCGATAAACTCAAAGAAATGCTCCAGCTTTTCCGGCTTGGGATCCTCGTGAATACGATGAATAAAAGGAACCTGCATCCAATGGAAGTGCTCGGCTACGGTTTCATTGGCAGCCAGCATAAATTCCTCAATCAGCTTTTCGCCAACGGAGCGTTCTCTTAAGACGACATCTGTTGCTTCGCCTGCCTCATTCACCTCAACTTTAGCTTCTTTAAAATCAAAATCAATGGCCCCACGTTCCATCCGCTTCGTCCGGAGAATCTGTGCCAAAGCTTCCATATCCTTAAGCATTGGTGTGATATGCTCATACTTCTCCTTCAATTCCTGATCGTCATTGACTAAAATCTCATTCACATCATGATACGTCATGCGCTCGGTTGTTTTAATCACACTCTGAAAAATATCGTGATGAACAATCTCACCTTTATCGGTTATTTCCATTTCACAGGATAACGTCAGGCGATCCACACGGGGGTTCAATGAACAAATCCCGTTAGACAGACGATGCGGAATCATCGGAATGACCCGGTCCGTTAAATAAACACTGGTACCACGTTCTAACGCTTCCTTATCAATAGGCGAATCTTCTTTTACATAGTAGGATACATCTGCAATATAAACACCTAATTTGTAGTTCCCATTTTCCAGTCGCTTAACCGTAACCGCATCATCCAAGTCCTTCGCGTCAGCACCGTCAATGGTGATAATCAGTTCATCCCGGAGATCTCGGCGATTTTCCAATTCAGACGGGTCAATGGTATCGGGAACCTGGTTGGCCTGCTCCATCACTTCATCCGGGAAGTCCGATTTAATTCCATGCTTATAAATGACGGATAAAATATCAATGCCAGGATCGTTTTTGTGACCAAGGATTTCCACGATTGCCCCCTCGGCACTCATACGGTCCTCGGGATATTTCGTAATTTCCACAATTACTTTATGGCCATCAACGGCCCCGCTTGTCATGCCTTTAGGAATAAAAATATCATTGGGAATTCGTTTATCATCCGGAATAACAAAGCCAAAGTAACCATTGTCCTGGAACGTGCCGACAATACGATTTGTACTCCTTTCCAGAATACGTATAACCGTTCCCTCAGGGCGTTGGCCACTGGTTGCCCCTGACTCAATCCGGACTAATACCCGATCATCATTCATCGCAGAATTTAAGTCGCGATGATTAATAAAGACATCATCTTTTTCATCTTCATCAGGGATTAAAAAAGCAAAGCCCTTCGCATGCATCTGAATCGTTCCACGGATTAAATTCATTTTTTCCGGCAGGCCATAGCGATTTTTACGTGTCCGAACCAGCTCCCCTTCCTGCTCCAGTTCATTTAACGTTTTGACTAAGCCTTTAAAAGATTCTACATCCTCATCCAATTCAAGGACTTCCTCAATTTCATGTACAGACAGTGGTTTTGCATTTTCATTAAAATAGGAAAGAATTTTTTCCTTCATTTCACTCATGTTCTCACCTTCCTTTGAAGGGGGAATGTTTTTCATCGCTTTTTAGATAATGGTTCATTGCAGACGACTGGGATGAAGGCCATTTTTTTCGATCTCTGTTGGAGTTTTGTCCTTCATATAGGGAATGAAGACTATTTCTTCAGAGATTTCCTTTCCATTTGTCCTTCATTAAACCGATGAAGGACACTTCCCCTCAATTCTGGCTTGTATTTGGCCTTCATAAGCCTTTCACAGACGGTATAACAGCTGTTTTAATATGTGGATTGTATTTGAAGACCAATCCCCCCGCTTTTTTTGCCGTAATGGCCTTCATATAGGGAATGAAGACCATTACCCAAGGGATTTACCTTCCATTTGTCCTTCATTAAATCGATGAAGGACATTTCTCCCGGGTTTTATCGGTGGTTTGGCCTTCATCTACTGTGTGAAGGACGTTCAGTCGGGAATTCTTCTTCACTTTGTCCTTCATTAAACCGATGAAGGACATTTCTCCTGAATTCAGGCTCCTCTTTGTCCTTCACACCCCCAGAACGGCCCTTCCGCTTTTCTTTGTCCAGCTGCGGCTCCCAGGTCGCCTCCGCTTTTCTACCTAGTATGTCCAATCGAGGGTTTCGAGAAACTGATAAATGTCTTCATATAGTTGTTCTTTTTCGTTGGATAGTGTGATGACGTGAGTTGA from Virgibacillus sp. MSP4-1 harbors:
- the gltB gene encoding glutamate synthase large subunit, whose protein sequence is MIQTGLPKQQGLYDPKFESDACGIGFIANIDGHQTHQMIQDAITILCRLEHRGGRGSDPNTGDGAGIMMQIPDELYRKEWNQMLPKQGDYAVGMLFLPQQEHLRKKAESVIESVIEEEHHELIGWRTVPVNESILSETAASTMPYIRQVFIKKPEKLYSADQFKQSLYLIRRIIEKRIHNMEDLKKGPFYFASLSPETIVYKGMLTPEQMDEFYMDLKNPVAKTAFGMVHSRYSTNTFPSWERAHPNRMLMHNGEINTITGNVNWMKARETAAVSHVFEERHKELLPIIDEDSSDSGMLDQTFEYLVTNGRSMSQTAMMMVPEAWDLNEQMQDPERACFEYLSTIMEPWDGPTAIAYTDGKQIGASLDRNGLRPARFYITEDNRIVLSSEVGVVDIEPEQIVQKGRLAPGEMILVDLEKHQVMFNEDIKREIASKFPYRQWLKDTQVQLKGFPETDAFEEISEDELLPFQLANGYTKEEMVKNLLPMVTEKKDPIGSMGNDTPLAVLSEQPQLLFNYFKQLFAQVTNPPIDAIREKGVTSTTSYLGPRHNFLDDGPEHCKRIRLYTPVLTKNEFDAVIHNSRSDFRFEKVSITYPVSHGASGMEPALESLFKQVERAIEQGVSMIVLTDRDLSGDRVAIPSLLVVSGLHHYLVRKGLRTKASLLLETSEARDVHQFSVLIGYGADIIYPYLAYRSIQKLVDYEFVEDYSYEQAIERYRDAATSGIVKVMSKMGISTIQSYRGAQTFEAIGIDRDVIDKYFYGTSSKLGGIGLETIAEESLTRHHTAYKDRRSTLPSGGDMQWRHDGEYHGFNPRTIHTLQHAARMNSKTLYKKFSELVENEKVTYLRDLLDFNFDKSESVPLEEVESAESIWKRFKTGAMSYGALSQEAHETLAIAMNRIGGKSNSGEGGEDPNRFTPDENGDFRRSAIKQVASGRFGVTSYYLTNADEIQIKMAQGAKPGEGGHLPGKKVHPWIADVRKSTPGVGLISPPPHHDIYSIEDLAQLIYDLKHANTNARLNVKLVSKSGVGTIAAGVAKGKADVILISGYEGGTGASPKTSIRHAGLPWELGLAEAHQTLVLNGLRERVRLETDGKLMTGRDVMKAALLGAEEFGFSTAPMVVLGCILMRACHLDTCPVGIATQNPELRDKFAGKAEHVVNYMRFVAEEMREIMAQLGVRTLDELIGRTDLLSLSPKKADHPKAKQLDFQPLLFTADADWLQAERKEVNVFNEQHMDTYQLIPQLEDALEDEKPLQLDLPIENTNRTVGTTLGYEISRRYGEEGLHEDTIDLRFTGSAGQSFGAFVPRGVTMRVKGDGNDYTGKGLSGGKLIFRPNLPSALHRMEEVIIGNVALFGATSGEAYINGGAGERFAVRNSGAHAVVEGVGDNGCEYMTGGRVVVLGSIGKNFAAGMSGGIAYIWANDIKEVKKKCNKELVLFEKLDDRDEQKEVKEMLLKHVQYTGSKRAKYLINHWDAAVRQFVKIIPEEYKSMLARDKDSSQEKVVQ
- a CDS encoding LysR family transcriptional regulator; protein product: MELRQIKYFIKVAELEHVSEAALELHVAQSAVSRQIANLEDELGVKLFLRGGRKIQLTSVGELFLEHVQRAMLEFDKAEKAVYDFLNPESGTIRLGFPISLAAKTLPNVISAFRKEHPQIGFQLHQGTVKELTDAVISGQIDIAFVSPVPTSHDDVKGHIFFTEKMMALLPASHELTNEPYLRLMQLRHEPFVIFRQGYHIRDIIMKACMQVGFQPRIAFEGEDVDTIKGLVSAGLGVSILPEITLTDLPMRDTKSIEIIEPNVSRTVGIILPSKREIAPSEQVFFEFLKNYYERLNRFGY
- the hpaB gene encoding 4-hydroxyphenylacetate 3-monooxygenase, oxygenase component; translation: MSAIDGKTYLNRINRLGTNVWFKGKKITHNISEHFAFKGAMKSQASLYNLQHDDKLADVMTYPSPKTGDRVGTSYLQPKTKEDLIKRRKMIQQWAKMSAGMMGRSPDYMNTVLMAFASSASILEGKENCFPEHLVSFYEKAREQDLSITHTFIHPQVNRSQLYLENTEEPISARVIEETDQGIVIKGARLLATQGGMTDEVLIFSPGGITDRANAFSCSIPSNAEGLTFICRETFVNGDSTYNYPLSSRFEEMDTIVVFDEVLVPWHRVFFYNNIQVANTFKEQSAFLPFTLHQVVSRQVVKVEFILGVAQSIVDTINISEYQHVQEQVSEIIIALESLKALLTKAEVNAASDQFGLMRPEEEPLKVAISYFPKVYPRIVEIIQQLGSSGMVMIPGEEDFASEIRGDLHQYLQSATKNAADRVKLFRLAWDLTMSAFGTRQTQYERFFFGNPVRLTTDLYLNYNKTPYVEWMKKF
- the smpB gene encoding SsrA-binding protein SmpB; protein product: MPKGQGNVIAQNRKANHDYFIEETFEAGIVLKGTEIKSVRDRRVNLKDSFARVERGEVFLHNMHISTYEQGNRYNHDPVRTRKLLLHRKEIDKLVGKTQQEGYSLIPLKMYIKNGVAKVLIGLGKGKKKYDKRETLKRKQAKRDMERAMKNQF
- a CDS encoding GNAT family N-acetyltransferase, translated to MTNRLLQIRRLNDNDYEFLTNMKTGIEDDYVVRIFPKLIHSDEHALYGLFDGNQMLTVAGYSIYLSQYAMLGRLRSDQRFLAKGNATELLKHIIRDLIDRDDIKWIGANTEIHNKPALKVLEKLGFPSHPPLYPVKLNNGETVEGTAGPLWKQLETIEEKREVLELFKKSDFEVFPYQCYYPFPYQDDFLTDKDLAESLFFTNKDRTRFFIMKEDQKKELHAFVMYPWNDHFEQPGFWDTVMNQLGTNFTEHRLWMDFMQEGLDRAKNLDSFEIRKPWVLHGIWKDKEGHRLP